In the Hermetia illucens chromosome 1, iHerIll2.2.curated.20191125, whole genome shotgun sequence genome, CATATTCCTATGGAAGGGATCAGCTTCGTTTAGATCTTTCTCGCTAGTTTGGTCACCTCTCGGCATACCCGTCCTAATCCTCACAGAACGCACGGATATTGGCACTGGTGTGTAGCACATTTAAACTTTAcccaccacagatgtgttggttttAAGTTTCTTGCGAGCATTACCTCTGACAGGGGAATCCggtgcatccagtgtggatctcaccggggttaccagtttattcCCAACTTCCGCCGAAGATTTCGCTTCCTTGTGCAAAATTTCTCTAAAAATTACCGCACTAAGTGTGTAGTCACGTCCATTTCCTCCTCCCCAAGGTGCTTTACCTGAACTTACCTTCCAGATTCTCGATATCCAGGTTCCTTTTCTTCCACccttcccggtaagggtgaaggagaagtttCTGACAAGCCTAGTGTTCTACTGCACTTGAGCCATTGGGAGTACCTAAGCCTCGCGGCCAAACCCCCCTCCCTTACGGGACGGCTTATTGTTTAATGTAgcattaatcctacggtcttcttaagacgcggattgattttgtgaccacaatcagagccccgctgcgacaagcaaacaacggtaccagtctataccaagtgcatggcttagcattcatactggtggatgcaagaattacctaaatctctaccgaactatggagtacggcacccgtgttgatacgcaacaccacgtcgaggcccgtcgcttgagcacaaccacagccacaatgaaactcccacaaaggggcctaccgcaaacaacggagctgtactcagatacgacaggatttctcctgaagtataagagtccaggggctacctcggttcccatggtaccagtatacccctggtaaggtttcgtgaccaattgccaattcagatgagtccccgtgcagactcgggtctgatcgccctgattaggcttttggagcattcgcctattgcatcacggccggcaagccaatgcgatactgcgtttcccggtgccaccacttggaggttctcctcggccacttggttttggttcagccgacagggttgccgccccgtcttcctcccctctACCTCAGAGCGCCAGAAGTTTCTGACAGGTTGAATTCAACCTATGATTTTCCGcttagtggctgaagttttcttctgctGAGCTTTTTCTTCCACTTACGAGTAGATTTCGGCCGTAGTACCGTGGACCCAAGCGGAGAGTTGCCGTACTTTCTCTTCCAGCTGGCTTcaagctttccattgagttGGGAAACATGCCTTGTACAGATTTCTCCATAGGGGACATAAATTTGATGAGGCCACCGAAGTCTGTGCCTCAGCCGCGACCTGATTGCTCATAATTGCGGGTGGAAATATGTGATTTCTTACTACTTAGAGAGTTCAAGTCTGAGGTGAGACAACAACCCGATTTTTTTTCATGAGATGAGTGGTCCTGACTCTCCTTAATGGTGAACCGCGAAAAATTGAGGAATTACTTTTTCCGTCTAGTTCAGGGTCCAGGGTGAAagctcaatttttcaaaaatctgcCAAGACTGAGGCTTAGACCAATTAAGGTTTTTGAATTGATGTATACGGTGCCAACAACACCTGTAGCTGCTTTCTGTTATGTAGCTATTTGAGGGATGTCAACCTTGATTTCCATGTCATTTGTCATTAATGGACAGTAATGGACATGAACTGCAAAATAAGAAAGTGTGAGAATGAAAATGGACACTGATCTTGGATCGTTTGAACAGAATTTAATCCTAATGACCTCCGAAATCttaaggaggaggaaaaaatgCTAACATTGCTGGATGctatcatttattttattttcgagAATTGAGCTGCAAAAAGCGAGGTATAGTTCTACTAAGGAATCATTATGGACGCTCGATATTGTTACCCTGGTTGACTTAGGAATTTATTTACAACTGAATAGAATGATAAGCGACATCTGGATCCTACCAGAGTTAGGTCAAactaaaaacaacaatttttaggTATTAGTATGAAGCGATACTGTGAAGTATGTTAAGCCGATCGGTTGAACTTTTCATAAATTATTCTATACATCAATAGTTCCAGTCCAAATCACAATTATGTATTTTCATGGTTTGGCAAgagacattggaccatctcatttccagctgcactgtaatggcaccgggACAATACACTAAGAGgcataatgctatatgtaaggtgattcatcaaaactttgcatataagcatgggctgatcacgagaaCCTGCCCGATTTACCGAAATGAGctacaagcagtacttgatagtttcgcttacagtatgtattgagactggcaagttctaactgatcggcacattccacacaacaagcctgacgtgctgttagttgacaagacaggtcgctccgcgtatattatggAGTTTGCTagtccccataatagcaacattaatgGAAATACTTAAAGAAGCACTATAAGCCACTGGCtccgaaatcaaagaaatttggcatctcgagaaaATTGTAGTTGCACCTAAACCCCTCACGACTTCTatcgatgtcctgggactcttacATAGTCTGATTCAaagcatgcagaagtacacaatTGTCCATATGTGCTCAATGTTGCGGGGAGCTCTCAACGGATTCTCTCATATAACCTACCACCAGCCACCCAGCACCTACCACCAGAGCCCCTTTAtcatttaagtaggtaggatcatctagacctaaatgcttggaactaagtgctagtattagctaaaatccggcatctgccaagaCTGTGACAACTCGGGGATAACACGTAAAAAaaggattgaaaaaaaaaattttacagaaaaaaaaatgaaaaaaaataaaatatcaagCATCACCTAAGGAAACCCTGGAAAGCCCCTATAATTTACACAAAGGAAATGGTCGAATTTTCAACCCCTCTAAATTGTGGATGGGAAAAGGGAAGGTTCACCACTTGGACACCGATGAGAGCTAATGGTAGTAACGCCACCCTCATTAAAATGTTATAGCGCTTCTTACTTTTCATTATTACCATATTATAATTTTCGATCCTATTCAATGTAGGGTGAAAAAAAAGGTCCCCCTCGTACATTCCGTTGAGGAATTGCGTAAGCCCCCGGAAAGTTACAGCGCTTAAAATTGCGCTAGCTGTCTTCATACTTCCCTTTTTTTAAAACTCCGTTAAAAATCACACTGGCCGTGTCCCCTCTCTCCCATTACATGGTACACAACAACTCGAAGCGATCGGTTTCCCCAACTGGAGTAGGACAGTATCCCGAAAAAAcgctattttcatattttttaacgATATACTTCTCGGGGGGACATTTATCACCGCGATCTGCACGGGATTGGAGAGAGGGGCTCACTTTCCTTTCCATTCCCAAACAGTTCTTATAATAGTTTCCCCTCcctcaaaaatatttatttcgtgTAGATAAATAAAAGTCGGCGAGGTACTAAAGAAAGGGTAAGTTGCTTCTGAAATGCGTACCCACAAGAAGTTAACATGTTTATGGGCTCGGAAATTACAGCTTTCGATTATTAGAACAAAAACTACAAGAATGGAAAACGACAACTATTTTATGCGGACAGTTCCTAAGTTTCCTTTCGTTTTAATAAAAACTTTACATATCTTTTCCTTCGATTGTGCTACAGCCCAAATGGGGCCTTGGTCTCCCGGATGAATTGACTTCAATTATCTCGACCCAAAGACCGCGTCTGGCAGCTAAAAGATCTTAGAATTGATCTGCAACCTGCGTTCACTGAGTCCTCCCAACTGTTTCAAGACTTCCCCTTTGGTCGGCTATCATAAGTTTTGCCTTTCAGCACTCGTTTCGGGATCCTTCCCTGGTGCATTCATTCGATGTGGCCAGCCCATtacaatttcctgatttgactaGTCTCGATGTTGGTGggtcgtcaaataattcataccattcatgattgtatctgatttGCCAGCCATCTCCATCCTTTACGGCTCCGAAAGTTTTCGGAGGACTATTCTCTCGAAGATATCGATCCGACATTTGCGTGAAGGTCCACGTCTCGCATTAGAGCGGGACAaattaatatcttgtagatgcgtAGTTTAGTGCGTCTGTTAATTTTTCTCGATTTCATTATGGAGAAGACCGCATAAAATGCTTTACAGTAGTTATCCGCCTTTGATTTCCGTGATTTTCGTTTCCGCCTTTCAATAGTAGGGTTCTTAGGTGGACTAATTGGTTCACCTGTTCGAAATTATGCTCACCCATTGAGATGTTCTGTATACTATCAGCCGCCTTTTGAATTTGGGTCATGGATTTCATTTTACATTCATTGAACAACTCGATCACTTTCTTCGCACCAAGCATCAATCGGGTAAGAATATCCACGTCGTTTGCATGCGAGTTTTGTTACGCGGATTTTACCAGTAACATACCTCTGGTATCAACTGAGTACGTATTCGAACACCAAGTTAAAGAGTGTGGGGTCGAGACCATTCCCTTGCTTAAGTCCTGACACTATAGGAAAGCTTTGTGTTAATTCATTTTAGATTTTTACCTGGCACTCGTTGTTAATCATTGTAACTTTCACTATCCGGACTAGCTCCGGTGATATTTTGATCTTGATCATTATCCTATACAGATCATACGAATTACGCTATCGTACCCCCGACAGAAATCAACGAACAGTCGGGGAATACCGGTGTCTGGTGCGTTGTCGATTGTCAGCCACCTTGGTATtatcagatgatgttttctgtaTACTCTCTCTGTACATATAGCTTCATTTAAACGAACTTACCTATCTAGTTGAGTTTTCCTACCTCCACCTACGTTGCCAAACTGTTCTCTAATTGTTACCCAAAGTAATCCCAAACTGATTAGAAACGAGGCTTTTTTCCACATGAATTAGTCCTTCTAGCTAGCTTCTACCTTCTCCTAAGCAAATTGGTGAGCTGCAATCCAAAAATCTTCTGATAGATGGTTTGCTACAAAGGATCATTGTGCATCTTTGATTGAAACTTCCGAAAACACTCTTGCCACTTGCCTAGATTCACTCTGTGTTCTTCAACAATTGCGTCTCTCCTCCTCCTTCATCGGTCCGAAAATCCTGAAGTTGGTCTTTACCCTTGAAGGTGGTTTGCCTCTACCCCAAGTCGTTTGGACTTTTCCGCCTCCATCacaaatttattttccttttcttagATGGAAAATTTAACCTTTTTTCGACCTTCAATTGATAAACAGAAGCTGCTAAACAGATACTTCACAGACGCTGTGATATCAGGTTTTCTTGACGCCAACTTCCTCTGCGAACAACGAGTCAATTGATATTATCAAGTGATAAACAATTATCTTTATGTCATTACATAATATTGACGCCCCACACTGGATGCGTACCGAGCATCCAGCAACTTTCCCCAGTAAATATTATCTTCTGTGTTTGTTGTGCCCCTGAAATGATGGCTTTATGATCAATTATACCTAATTAGTTTCATCAAACTCATATTGAAAGTCGTGATAAATTCTGCTTTCCTAACTAATGATGGAGTCGTTTAGAACATTATGGAATCTTGGTTGGAGTGTTTTATGAAAACACTCATATACTCTGTGTACATATGTGTCCCCCCTATGAAGTGTATGAATCAAAGTGTTGGCTTAATGTCGCAGCAATGAAACACTGTAACATCACGCGAATCCCGCGTTTCGGTGACATTATAAATTGGGACTACAAATTTGATAGATTTGGTATGTCTTGCTAACATATTGTAGCAAATTTGTCAGAAAAGAGATTCTGAATATAATTTTATAAGATTGTTGTGTTTTTTATGTTATTTGCGATGTTATTAgtaataaaaatgtttgtatCAACATTTCAAGATTCTTAAGTAAATTTTACTGGATACGTTTTGAAAAAGTTTCAATTTTACAATGAATCATCACAAAGAATGAAGTTAAGTCCCAGTTCCGGTTGAACCAGATACAGcttttctttattaaaaagAGAATGTTATGAAAAGAAGCGTATTGGAGTGGGCAGATTTCCCTTTTGCAATTAAATTATATGATCTGCGCTAAACCCTGGTTCGTGCACAAAGATGAAAAAAGATACTTTCCATTTCATTCGGTCTGACATCGagtccctcaatccttaaacaaaaagaaCTGTACGAAGTCCCATAGGAACACAACCAGTGTGACTCGGGGCACGCTGCGCAATACTGCTGCCGTGCTCCTGAATATCGCGCAGGCTATCCGAATGCAATTCTATTCGGTTCCGCCGTTTATCACCTCTGTCTTGGAGGAGAACAAATGGCGATCCTTCCTTCTGGCGAATCTTCTTGAGGGGCTTCCTTCTATTTTTTCCTAAAAATGAACATTCACAACTGCCACCCTTTTTAACACTTTCTGGCCcgaaccttgtctggatcctGGTGGACtccttcaggggaaatcgtgtggcctaaaaactttgcctgctgttgaaggagattgcatttttcaacgttcagTACAAGACCGGCCCGAGGAAGActatgaaaaatgcattcgagatgttccgAATGTTCAGAGTCAGAGGAAGaggtgaccaaaacatcatccaagtatatgaaacaaaagtttaagttttgcagggcagagtggatgaatctctgaaaagtttgcgctgcaccgcacagaccaaaaggcatccgtttgaactcgaagagtccaaaaggtaCATATTACGGTTTCTGGAAACCCTTCTGGaaatacagggatttgatggtatggaatgggaatggtctgagcattcagacgtctgcaATTGACATATGGTTTCCATTTGCCTTCAGGCTTGgggcagctatttgatggtctgcaaattccctgctttaaaaatgaatagaattctttcttagcaacaggAAGTTCTGGGGCAGTAATGGACGCATCTTATGGATATTTGAGCCATATCGGGACGCATCATCTTTAAAAATGATTGAAGGACTGATAAAAGAGCAGGTTtcaagttttcctgaagacctgagcAAATTTATGGGTTCTATAAGATATCTATTCTGCAGATTCGCTAGCAATCCATAGTTGCCTAGAAAGTCTGCACCTAATATGAAACTGCTGATGTCCGCTACAACAAAACACCATGAAAACGTTCGTTGAAGTCCCAGACTTACGTCCACTTGCCGCTATCCATCAGTGTGTATGGTTGATGAATTTGCTGCCTCTCGTTTGAGTTACTgcggaatcagtttgtgattcTGCGATACCGGGCGAACTGAGACGTCTGCGCCTGTGTCGATCAGGTAATGGCGCTTGCTCAAGGGATCATATATTGTTATGCGGCGtggagctgcgttctgggtaACCGCCGCTGGAACTCCCAATGAGTTCAGTTTTTTGCAACCATAAACGATCAGGGGCTGGTATACTTCTTTGCTTCGTCGGCAAAGATGcggtgataccagcaaattgcaggactcgttGAAGTCCCCAACGCGCGATCGCTCATTTTGGTTAGCATACCGCGAAGGAGTTCGGGACCTACACGCCGAAagcaaagctcctactgttgcCGCGCCAGCTTAGAGACGGTAGCCGTGAGGGTTGCCATCATCTGCTGAAGCTCGGAAATTTGGCCCCTAGCCTCCCGCAACACTAGACTGACCACGTGGCGCGCATGCTCCTCCTGGATTTCGTCGACTGTGTTTGCAAACAACTCTAGAGATCCGGAGTCCCCACAGACTAAGAAGGCCTGGGCGCTCTCTGGGAGTCGCTGCAACCACAGCAACTTCAGAAACTCAACCCCAACCTTATTCTcgcccaactgcttcatcttaCGCAGCAGTTGGCTTTGAGAACGGTCACCTAAGGTGAGTtccgtcagcaagtgattcagcttacCGACAGTCAGTCCTGGGAGTTTAACTTGAGTACCTTAATCCCACGGTGTTCTTGAGACAAGGATTGAGAATGTGACCACCATCAAAGCCCCGCCGAAGcaagctacaacggtaccagtctataccaagtgcatggctcagtattcatactcgtggatgcaagacctacctaaatctctaccgaactaaggagtacgacacccgtgttgaaacgcaacaccaccccgaggcccgaaggtctctgcttgcttgaacgtaaccacaacacCCATGAAAGGGCGATGCAAGCGGTGGCGTGAATCTTCGTTGAGTTCACTTCAATTTCAACAAAGTTTCGCAATGTCAAGGTAGAAGTTATTTGGACGATGCGTGGAGTGGAAATTTGTGCATCCAAGTAAGGTGTTGTGGCCTATCAAGTTGTTTGCATTTCCGAATCCCATAAAGTATAGATGCAGCGTCTGGTATGGTGCGTTCAAGTCTGCAGTACAGATCTTCCTCACCCCTTTTGCTCTGCTCGCTTTGATCGCCTTTTGCATTTTCACGGAATTCAGGAGGTCAGCTAGTTGTTTGCTTCTTAATCATCACTCTGCACGGTAGTTAGGTCGCCTACGGTTTATCGTAGCATTGTTCACAGCCAATTAGGATTTTTGTGTCACGAACACGAACATTTTCACAGCGCACTGTTACTAAATAATCCCTGGTCTTTCCAAtagtaatttaattttaatttttttttccgcgGTTTCCGATTATGAGATAAATGTTAATTGTTTTGTTAattcatttatatttattatatgatTATTCTTTTATGTTTTGGTTGATGGCTCTCTGTTTTTTTCCCTGCTGACGGCAAACTGCTTCTGGGAGATTGCTTCAACGATCCCGTGACTGTCAAcatgctgccaacaggtaggcgagccactcagcCGGGTGAATTTCGAGCCGTGGTGATACGCTACTTTGGTGTGGAGCTCGGACGAATCTCCGGTAAGCGGCTTCGCACTGCAGCGCCTCCACACTGTCAACGTATTAGGTTATCTTACACTGTTGTTGAACGAACACGGCATCTTAAAAGTGGGTGGCAGGCTTCAAGAAACAAATTATCCTTCTACGCTAGTACTCCATATTACTACCGGCATCTGACATAAATATGTGGATGCCCAAGGTCTTCTAACAGCTTTCTAATGTTCCATGGTAGCACATTTCGCCTCCAATTGCTGTAGTTGCATCGGAGTAAAACAgtatcaaagaatattttagAACCAGATAAAACACTCATTCACCAAGGAAGAAAGCCcccttcagaaaaaaatcagccTTTTTTCTATCAAATTCGGCGTCACACTTTGGCCGAGAAAGAAGAATTTAGCCGTAGCAAATAAGGCTTTTTGGATCATCAATATCAAGTACGAAAGATCTGAGGTACCCGATTCACCACACCAAAGGCAAACTTTACTCGTTTCGAAGCATTTATATCGTTTAGATAGTTAACCACTATCGATTTTGGAGCAGTCATCAGCAGCAACATAAAAATGATGCTGTCCAAAGTCGCAATTCCCAAATTCAATGGAAATTACctgatttctttttcttctccagCTTTTTGTCCCATTCAAAAGCGAGGTGGGCTTATCTTGATGGGCTGGCCCTATTGACTGGGCcataggcctgatctggatggagtcgagaggctctcaaatcaccgtcTAGCATGTCAAGCCATCGTCGTTTTGGTCGGCCGCTTAGTCGTTGTTCACCAACTTCTTGGCAAGTAGTTACTGACACTAGTCTATGAATATTTAGGACCTTCTTTTACTGGACCTACTAAGTCAAAACCTCGTAAAggatatgcatacattatatcAAGAATCGCTTACTCATCCATGGAAGCGACAGTCTATGACGGATTTTGCAGTATTTTTGCAAAACCTGTTCCAGGCATACGAAGCGCTGAATACCAAACCGAAACCGAAAGTCACGGGAAACCACAATCCCCAACAAGGTCTCTAACACCAGTTATACCAGTTATACATAACTATCAACAATATATTGTTGACAAGAAGAACTCTTGTACATTCTACTTACTACAGTTCAAACAGCCTAGATACGGGGTAATAGCAGATACTGAGAAAATTGGCTGTCAGGTTGGACTTCGTCGAGCATATAGGAAGTTCCAACTGAAGCTTTGAAGACGCAACCCAAAATAACCCGTCAGCCCTCTAAACTTTGTTACACATGGTACGCAATCGGCACAATATCTAACAGCATTTGGAAACCTTGGACATAAAGGAGCAGACCCTTGAGGGCCCAGTTGTTGGAGCAGACTTAAAATGGCACCACCCTAACAAGTTATCAAGGGAGTTGGGATCTTGATTACAAAATTGACTTTTAATAATGCAAATGACTGAAGCCTGAGCAGATTCAACGATACCGACGCAAGTGAAtatgataaaatttaatttccggTTCAGAACAATTAATacaattcaaataaaatccGGCAATATTGCAACTTTTCCGTTATTAAATATGCCGAAGCAATTATTTAGTTTGTGCAGATTTCGCCTTTCAAATGGAGCTTCTAATTAACAAACGCATATTATTTCACGGGATATTATGCAAATATAGAAAATATAAATGGTATTGACTCAGAGATTCAATTATTTCCGGTGAATataaattatttacaattatcGAACTAACACCATCAGCAAATTACAAAATTAGAATTGAATTTAGCCAATAAATATAGAACCAATAACGACTTCACACCACCGCCGTTTCCATGAATTCAAAGGCCTCATGTTTCGTCATTAAATTCTAAAATGCCAATTTCTCAACCCATGCATTACTCACTGGGAAATAGGAACGAAAATCGATTTTCCAGCATATAAACATGTTTGTGTGTATGTATTTTGGGGAGCTGAATGTCGGAACGTTTCGATTTGGAGCCCTAAAAAATTCTGTCTTCTATGTGTGAATTATAAATAAGAAAGGCATAAACTTCTCTAGCGAAACACGCCAAAAATAGAACATTCACTCCAAAATAGTTCAAGGCGGATTTTACGATTAGACACTAATCTTGCCAGGGAGTCATCTTTCACAGATGACCTAcatggccaaatggctttgccACTTTTAGGCAGAATGATTAAGATTTCATCTTTGTGTACCATTCGTATGTGCATTGGAATCGCTTACAGAAGATCTAAATTAGATGGACCTATGTATCGATTTCTCGTAGGACTTGACTCCGAAATCTTTGTCAGGTATTTCTTCATTCTGCGAAATTCACACCTATTAGTAGGGTTTAAGTCCTTTCGAAATAATTTTCCAATCAGCGCCTATGAAGCAGAGGATGAAAAGCTTCTGCCTTCGTGTAGAGGCCAAGTTTCTTGGGTAGGGTATCAACCTAGTCAGCACCAAACTGCGgtaaaatcaaattatttgtcaAATACTATTTGACTCCCATGCAATTTGGCTTTGCTAAACATCTACCGTACGCTTGGCGTAATTACTTCTACGGGCATTGCTAAGTTGCTGATCAGAGTAAGTGTTGTCGATAATGATTACTTGACGGTAGCATCTAACCGCCTCTTAGCAACCTCAGTATTGGCACAATCTCTCATCAAGGTCTAGACAGCGGAAGCAGCAGAAGCCTATAATTTTCGCCGTAACGTATCGTAAAATGTTTGCTCGGGAAAAATATAGGCATTCGAGCCTTTAAGAGAGAAAGTCTCTTTGCTTTCATAATAAGACTAGATTGGTACTCACTCCTCAGTCTGAAATGAAATCTTTCAGCCTGaacgtttttgaaaaaataaatcctAAATTGGTTTGACATTTATTTTTAGAAGCCTCCCTTGCTTCCATGGTGCTATAGTCCGATGTCGGCCCTTAGCCTCCCGAGATTTTTGTCTCTATTCTTCTCTGTTAAGAGAACGCGTTTTCCAGTTTCGGAAACCGCGCACTGTATAAACCACGTTATCCACTGAGTTCTCCCATCTGCTTCGTCGTTTTCCTGGTAGTCATTTACCTTTCACCTTGCCTTTGACTAGTCGTCTGGGAGTTTTTTCGTCATCTGCATGGCCTGCCTAATGAAGCTTTCCATGTTAATATGGATGGTAACTATATCATTCACGTTGTAAATCGCGTTTTCTTCGGCCTGATTGGTGTTTCACGTCTCGTTGCCGTAACCCGatcaaaattttatatattgTAATCTTCTCCTCCTgtgtatatttttctttatcagAAAAACAGTAAATTTTTTCGCTGTTTCTGTCATAgtttctttgtttattttgaagCCAATTGATGCTGATTCATCAAGCTTCACCAGAGTTGAATTTACCCCGCCTTCGGACGGTGTCAGATATCTATATCATACGCATAGATCTCGGGTAATTTACCATTCAGATTCACTGGCATTTTTTAGGTAATGTACTCCAGAGCGATGACAAAAAATGTAGAGGTCTTATTTTAGTCGGGAGGCTGTATTGAAAAATTTTGTTACTTGgtttcaaataatattttataatgtACCGATTGTGTGAAATTGTGGAATTGTGGTATATAAGAGTAAAAAAGTTTAAAGGTTTGGTGGACATCAGTTTTTTATTTCGACCATTTCTTCTTTAATTTCCCACGTTGATATTCTCCCTAATATTTGCCAGCAGTATTTTTGCCAAGGGTTTTGATTCCTTCTGTATGTGGGCTAAATGGGTCAGGGTTACCTAAAGGGCAAATGACACCTTTGTGTCATTCTTCCGCCATGGTTTCGTCAAACCAAATGCCGTATATATGCTCGTGGTCGCTTTCGCAATTTGCCTCCTGGTATGAGCGTTCCTCAAGAATGAAAAATTGATCAATCTCATTAAACATCGTCCATCTGGTGAGGTCCATATGGTGTTGTGGAGACTGCAGTTAGGAAAATAAGTCCAAAAGATTATCATATTTCTATTGGAAGCAAACCGTACAAGCCTGCTTCCGTTGTTGTTAGTTATGTCGTGGAGACTATGCCCCCCGTTAGTTCCATGGTGGAGTAGCTCTTTTCCAAGCATTATGTTGAAGTCTTCGGGTACTACCTTTGCGTCGTTCGAGCTTAGTGAATCGAATACAGA is a window encoding:
- the LOC119649213 gene encoding uncharacterized protein LOC119649213; protein product: MSSKVGKIWNARMRYSFYRPQELRPHQTSQEKSWEDNDDSVIDEFYTCLESVFDSLSSNDAKVVPEDFNIMLGKELLHHGTNGGHSLHDITNNNGSRLVRFASNRNMIIFWTYFPNCSLHNTIWTSPDGRCLMRLINFSFLRNAHTRRQIAKATTSIYTAFGLTKPWRKNDTKVSFAL